One window of the Delphinus delphis chromosome 20, mDelDel1.2, whole genome shotgun sequence genome contains the following:
- the DUXA gene encoding double homeobox protein A, giving the protein STEAVATKCRRSRTKFTEEQLKILVDAFNKKPYPGYAIKQRLALEVNTEESRIQIWFQNRRARHRFLKRPEKNLDLRQDRAYPEENIQGVRDRRCRTSYTSSQLQTLMNAFMENPYPGIDSRQQLAEDIGVPESRVQIWFQNRRSRLRIQKKREPEEGSAQRQNQGQDL; this is encoded by the exons TCCACAGAGGCCGTGGCAACAAAGTGTAGACGCAGCCGCACCAAATTCACAGAAGAGCAATTGAAAATCCTCGTTGATGCATTCAACAAAAAACCTTACCCGGGTTATGCCATCAAACAAAGACTTGCTTTGGAAGTCAACACTGAAGAGTCTAGGATCCAG ATATGGTTTCAGAATCGAAGAGCTAGGCACAGGTTCctgaaaagacctgagaagaacTTAGACTTAAGACAAGACCGAGCTTACCCTGAAGAGAACATTCAAG GTGTGAGAGACAGACGATGTCGTACCAGCTATACTTCTTCCCAATTGCAAACTCTTATGAATGCGTTCATGGAAAACCCTTATCCTGGGATTGATTCCAGACAGCAACTTGCTGAAGATATTGGGGTTCCAGAGTCAAGAGTCCAG ATTTGGTTTCAAAACCGAAGATCTAGACTCCGTatccagaagaaaagagaacccgAAGAAGGTTCAGCCCAAAGACAAAACCAGGGACAAGATCTCTGA